The genomic region GCGAGCTGGTGCGCGTGCCCGAGGAGGTTTCCGCCGAGCTCGAGATCACCGCGCTGGCCGACCGGGCCTTCAAGACCGGTGGGCCGGCGCTCTTGTTCGAGAACGTACGGGACCGCGACTTCCCGCTGGTGATCGGGCTCTTCGGTACCCCCGAGCGCACCGCGCGGGCGCTGGGGGTGCGCGCGCTCGACGACCTGGCGGCTCGGGTAGAGCGCCTCTTGGAGCTCAAGCCCGCGGGCGGCCTCGCCGGGGCGCTGGCCATGCTGCCCAAGCTGGGTGAGCTGAAAGGCCTCTTTCCCAAAAAGGTGCGGCGCGCGCCGGTGCAGGAGGTGGTGCTCACGGGTGACCGGGTCGACCTGGGCCGGCTACCGGTGCAGACCTGCTGGCCCGGCGACGGCGGCCCCTTCGTCACCCTGCCCCAGGTGATCACCCGGGATCCCGAGACCGGCGAGTACAACGTGGGAATGTACCGCATGCAGGTCTTCGGGCCACGTAGCACGGCCATGCACTGGCAGCTCTACAAGACCGGGCGCAGGCACTTCGAAAAGGCCCGCAAGCTGGGAACGAGGCTCGAGGTGGCCGTGGCCCTGGGCGGCGACCCCGTCCTCACCTACGCGGCCACCGCGCCGCTGCCCGAGCTGCCGGGGCTCTACGAGTACCACCTGGCCGGCTTCTTGCGCGGGCGGCCGGTGGAGCTGGTGAAGGCCAAGACAGTGGACCTGTGGGTGCCCGCGGAGGCCGAGTTCGTGCTCGAGGGCTACGTGGATCCGGCCGAGCCCTTCGTGACCGAGGGTCCTTTCGGCGACCACACCGGGTTCTACACCCCGCCCTCGCCCTACCCGCTGTTCCACGTCACCGCCCTAAGCCACCGCCGCGGGGCGGTCTACCCCAGCACCGTCGTGGGGCCGCCGCCGATGGAGGACGCCTGGCTCATCGAGGCCAGTGAGCGCATCTTCCTGCCCGCGGCGCAGCTCGTCATCCCCGAGATCCGCGACTACCACATGCCGCCCGCGGGCGTGGCCCACAACTGGGTCAACGTCGAGATCGAAAAGAGCTACGCCGGGCAGGGCTTCAAGGTGGCGAGCGGGCTCTTGGGCCTGGGGCAGATGATGTCCACCAAGGTGGTCGTCGTCACCAGCGACGCGCCGCCCAAGCCCGGCTTCGGGGCGCTGCTCGCGGCGGTGCGCCACCTGCGCCCCGAGCGCGACGTCGTTTTCAGTAAGGGCCCCACCGACGAGCTCGACCACGCGCCCGCGCAGGTGGGGTTTTCGGGAAAGCTGATCCTCGACGGCACGGTCAAGCTGGAGGCCGAAGGCCCCGCGGCCGCGCCGCCCGTACCGCCCGGACCCGCCGGGCACCCGGAGGTGACGGCCCAGCACGCCTGGCCCGGGGTGCTGGCGGTGACGATCGAAAAGCGCCGGCCCGGCCAGGTGCGGGCGCTGGCGCGTCGGCTCGCGGCGGACCCGGCGGTGCGGCTGCTCCTGGTGGCCGACGGCGGGATCGACCCCGCGAATCCCGACGCCTTGATGTGGTGGGTGCTCGCCAACCTGGATCCGGCCCGCGACGCCTGGGTCGAGGCGGGGCGCACGCTGGTGCTCGACGGCACCCGCAAGCTGCCCGAAGAGGGGGCCCGCCCCTGGCCCGAGGTGGCGCGGCTGGACGAGAAGACGCTCGAACGAGCGCGACCGCTCATCGAGCGCTGGCTTTCCTGAGTGTTGACCGAGGGCCGCACCGCTGCCCTGAGCGGTTTCCGTTCCCAGTTGTAGCGCTTTCTTTGGCGCACGAATGGATTGCAAGTGCGGCCTCTCCGCAACGTTCGGGGAAATTTCCCTCGAGATCCGGGAAAAATTCCCTTGTCGTTTCCCATGATGTTCGGGGACAATGAACCCGTACACCCCATGGGTGTTTGCGGGTCGAGCAACGATCGGCGCTTCGTGGCGGGGTACCGGCCGGTTCTGGAACGTAGTGAACCTGGCCCCATCGACCGCGCAGTGTGAGAGGGGGAACGCAATGGCCTGGAGCAACTTTCGGATTTTGTTCACCCGGGCGATACGCTGGTCCGCTCTGATCTCGGCGGTTTTGGTCTTGGCGCTGGCCTCTTCTGGCTCCTTGCCCTCCGAGCGGAACCCGGTACAGCCCGCGTATGCCTCGTGGTGGGCCTGCTCCAACGACTTCTGGTGCCAGCCATGTGGTTTCAGGAACCAGCAGCAGTCGTGCCGAAACTGCATTAGGTGCTATGCGACCGGAGGCGAGGTCTGGTGCGATCTCCATTCGACCGTACGATGCAGCGCCTGTCAGCGTATGTGCTGAAGGCCGCCCTGGCGTGGGCTGCGCTGGCCTCAGTAGCTGTGGCGGGGACCGACCTCCTGCCCCTGACCTTCTTTCACATCAACGGTTCGGATCCGCGCAGCCGCGACCCGGGGTACGTTTCTTGTCTGGTGGGTGCGGACGGCTCGGCGGTGGAACCTTTCTCGAGCTCGCGCACCGCGTTGCTTCTTACCCCGGTCTGGGCTCTAGCGGAAGCGCCCGATGATGCTGCGGAAACACTGCGCTTTCTGGACCGCATTGTCGCAGTGGACCATGCACGGCAGTTCACCCTCGTGCTGTTCGACCCCTACCCCTTTCCCTCTTCGCCGCCGGTAAGGGAAAAGCTGGCCACGTCCTTGCGCGTTCCCCCACCCAAGATACCTACGACGCTAGGTTTGGACCGCTACGGCATCCGCGTTGCCTTTGAATGCTCGGCCTCCCAGCAGGACCGCGCCCGCGAGAAGATCGACACGGTCGGCGGAGCGTACCTGTTCGACGGGAACGTCTTGCGCTACCGCTACCTCATACCCTCGCTTAGCCTGGACGGCCGCGGCTACCTTGACGCGCTGCGGAAGAACCTCGTGGACTTTCTATCCGGCCTCGACGTGCGGGCGTCTTTACATCCTCTATTTCTCCACGACGGTCGGGCTATCGACCTGGACGACGTGCTGCGAGGTTTGCCGGAAGGGCCGGTCGTGCTGTTCCGCATTACCGGCGACGAGGCGTATGCCGCGCAGCGTCCCCGGGTGGTGCGAAAGGGTGATGGCCCGGTAGCGCTCGAGCCGGATGGGCCAGCCGAACGCAAGGTGTACTACATGCGCACGCTCGCCCCCCGTTTTGTTGCGTTAGGGTACCGCCTCGTCGGCGTCGTCCCCCCCGGTACCCCGGAAGAGTCGTTCGCTGCCCTGAAGAAGACCTTTTCAGACTGGGCCTTTGTGGCCATGCCTGCGCCGGGTACGCAGTTTCACGAAATGGAAACGCTGCTCGTTCTCGACCGTGAGCACCGTGTGGTGGATACTTTCACCGTCGTGCTGTACGAACCCAGCCACTTTCCCGTTGGGATGGACGTGGAGGAATTCTTCGACAAGTTGCGCAGCCTCGAGCCGTGACCACGTTCACCCCCTTTGCCAGCCATCCAATAGGGAAACCCTCCTCTACATCCCGGGAAAAATTCCCTTGTAATTCTCACCAGCTTGGTCCACCATGAACTCAACCATGAAGCGCGGAATTGCTTTTGCCCTAATCCTCGCCGGCCTGGCAGCCATGGCCCAGGTGGTCCCCTGGGGCCTGGATGTGGAACGGGGCAGGGCGGTGCTGGTCTTCACCTCGAACTGCGACGACGCCGCGGCCGCCGCAAAGGTGAAGGCGCGGGTGGTGCTGGTGCTGCCCGAAGGGCAACGCTGCCAAGCCGAAGGCGCCGAGGTGTTCCACGACCCCGGCGGCCTCTGGCGTGCTACCTTCTACGTTGACCGCGAGCCCACGGTGGTCGTGCTCAAGGAGGGGCAGCAAGTCGTCGCCGCCACCCAGCCGCTCACACCGGGTCTGGCGGAATCCGTCAACCAGGTTTTGCAGGACGACCGGAGCTACCCGCCCAGGTTCGCGCTGAAGATCCGCCCCGGCGACCGACTCGCAGGCGACCTGGCGGGCTACACCGGCCTGGTCGCCTTCTGGAAGGAGGGCTGCCCCTGGTGCGAGAAGGAGCGCGACGACCTCGCCCGTCTCTGCCGCGAGCTGCCGGTGCTGCTCGTGAGCAACACCCCCGGCAAGCCCGACCTGCCTGAGTGCACCCGCCGGGGGGACTGGGTGTTGTACCGCAAGTGGGGCATCCCGGGAGCCCCGACACACGTGTGGATAGAAGAGGGGGTGGTGAAGTGGACTAGCGTAGGTTTTCAGCCAGAACTTACAAAAGTGCTGAGGATCCTGAAGGACTTGAGAGGAAGGAGGTAGGGCCATGTATGCTAAACTGAGTCTGAAAGCTCTAATCATGGCTCTTTTGCTTTTGGCTGGAACAGGATCAATGGTTGGCACGTTTGCCGCTACTGTGCAGCCTCAGCAATATTCAGGCATAAAGAAAATGGGTTGCTGGGGAGAAGAGTGTGAGCAGTGCGGTGAACAGATTCGGTTCTGTCGCGAGTGCGAGTACTGCCAGTTCATCATGGGATTTGTTGTGAATTGCTGGTCTCAATGGGAGTGCGGTGATTGTTTCTACGGGCAATACTGTTAGTCGCTGAAGTCGGATACGATCGATGGGAAGGAGGCCTGGGAAAATGAATAGGATAGCGAAGTATGCGGTATTTGGCTACCTTTTCACCGCAGCGCTTCAGTCACTTGCTACCGCCCTCTGGTTTACTCCGAGGCAAGACCCCCTTTGGGCCCGGCCTCCTTCCACCCTGCCCTGCGTTTACAACCTGAACATAGAAAAAACCGACCTTCCTAGCGAGGGGCCCGTAGCGCTGTTGGTCGTGGACTATGGCGGCTATGTACTTGGAGAAGGTTTTACCCGTAAAGTGTACGACGACTACTTTGGAAAGCTCCACAAGCGATTCGTAGAGGTGCTGCCGGTCTACGTCTTACTGAGCGCACAAGAGCCGGTGGTGTGGGGGGGCGAAGTGGGAATCGAACCTCCGGATAGCATCAGGATTCCTTGTGGGCTCGTGGATGACCCCGAGAACGCACGCAAACACGCCTACATGCCAGGGCTCTACCTTTATCGCGAAGGGGCGTTGAAGTTTGTGTACTTTAACTTCCCGTTTATTGAAGTGGGCCGGCCGGAAATCGCCCAGCGCCTACTTGATGACGTGGAGCGGTTTACAAAAGGGTATCCGCTATCCGTCGTACCGCTGCCGCTCCTGAGCGCAGAACGCATACACCCTCCGCCAGGCGACCTGCCGCTCCCTGTGTTTTTGATGCAACTTACAGGTATGGAGTGGGCTGCTCCTCCGGGAGAGCAACCGCTCAAGCGGCCGAGGATCGTGCACGATGAACAGGGGTCCGTCGTTGATTTTCAGGAGTTCCCAAGCGGTCACCCGGGGGCGAGGGGGCGGTACCTAATAGAAAAGATAAGCCCGTTTCTTGCAAAAGCCGGTGTAACGCTCGTGGGCCTGATTCCTCCGGATGGGCTCGTAAGCGAAGCCGCGGTCGATACGCTCAAGAAAATGCGACTGGCCTTCCCAGATTGGGTCTTCATTCAGTTAAACGAGCCAGCACAGGTGATCCGTTTTCGTGAGGCGGCGATCAGACCCTGCCTCATCCTCAAGAGCGGTACGGTACACTGCTTTGGATTTTTCGCAACCCAACCACAGCGAGGTAACTACTTTCCCATTGAGCTGTTCCCAACTATGCTGGAGGAAGGCGAATAGGAGGAAATGAGCACCACGGTTCGCTTGCTCCGCGCGGCGGTCACGCTTGCCGCGACTGCTCTGGCAGCCGCTTTGCTCCTTCTTGGGCTGTCCGCCTACCAGCACGCTCAGTCCGAACTAGAAAGCTTGATGCGCGTGGTGGGCAGAGACGTACTGATGCTGGAGCGCGACTGGTCCCAGCGAGGCGTGATTGTAACCCCGGACTTCGTGGATGCGCTGCGTGCGTTCGCTACGGAGCTGGATGGGTTCGAAGCGCTCGCGCTCCGCGCTTCTGGGGGGCGGTCACCCAACCGGTTCGACTATTACCACGCCTCCGTCACCCCCGAGTACTTTCCCGTGCGCCACTATCCTTTGGCCAAGGGCCGTCTTTTTGCGCCAGGAAGCTGTGAGGCCGTAGCGGGGTACGATCATGCTGATTTGCTGGGCCGGCGGATCAAGGTCCGTGGGGTTGAGGTTCATGTGGTTGGCGTGTTGGAACCCGTGTCGCGGCGCGGTGGCCCTGATCGCTACGTAGACGGAACCGTCTTCGTCCCTTACGACCTCAAAGGGCCGACGGTGCCTATGGAGGTTTACATCAAATTTTCGAGCGAGCGAGCGCTAGAGGCTGCTTGGCCACAGATCGTGCGATGGTTGGAGGCAGGCGGTTATCCCTATGTCACCCGACCACTCGCAGACCTTTTTGGAGTAGAACTCCGCAGACAACTGCGAGAAGTTCTCGGTGGAGCGCTCCTCTGGGGGCTTCTTGCGGCGCTGCTGACAGCAGGAGTAAACCTTTCCGCTTATAGCCTTGCAAGGGCCCTTGAGCAAATCCGTGCGTTGGGTATTCGACGAGCTGTTGGGGCTACTGCCCGCGACCTGCTGCACGAGACGACCTACAGCTCGCTTGCCTGGGCCCTTGCTGGATACACACTGGGTGTGGGCTTGGGCTTTGGGCTGGCAGGTTGGTTCATGCGTGAAACCGGTTTGCAAGCCACGCCGACATTGTCCAGCGTTGTTTTTGTGGGATTAGGTATCGGGGCGCTGGCTGTAGTTTCCGCTTATCCTGCCGCGCGCTGGTCGGCGTCACAACCCCCGGCGGGTGCCGTGAGGGGTATCGCTTCAAGCCTGCCGCAACGGCGTCAGGCGCTCGCTTTCGTAGGGTTGGTGTTGGGCCTCGCGGCCTACGGTGCGCAGCTTGGGATCACGAGCTCCGCGGAAGAACATGCGCGCAGAGTGGTGGGCGACCTGTCGAGCTCGACCGCAATCTACTCCTCGTTCCTCTACCTGCGGCAGCAATCGCTAACGGATCCGAGAGGGGCGGTTCCACTGAACTACAATGACTACCTTGCTCTGCGTACGTCCGAACTCGCACGCGGGATACGGCGGTCCGCCTTCGTCGAAAACTACCGAATAGAGTTGACCGGCCCTGAAGGAAAGGTGGAAACCTACTTGCGTGCTTACGAAGGCCCCTACCCTGTACTGGGCGGCGCGCGTCCTTTCCTGGGCCGCTGGCCCCTTCCAGGTGAAGGCGAATTGGCTCTAGGCCGGCGGTTGGCTGAGCGCCTGTACGGACGTCCCAAGGAGGCGCTTAGCCAAGAGCTCTCCGCATTCGGACGCAGATGGATGGTCGTGGGGGTATTCGCAGGAGCTGCGCGACCAGCACCCGGCAATGCTGCTGATGACCAAGCCCTCCTTCCGCGGGCGGATCTGAAGCGAACGCTGCCGGGAGCACGGGCGGAAATTCTGGTCGAAAAAAAGCCTGGTGCAAGCGAGCAAGTCTTCACCGAGATTGGGCAGTTCCTGACCGCACGCCACCTCGATTTCGGATTGCACCCGGTACAACCTTTGCGCCGAAACGACCTAGTCCCTGAGCTGCGATCCGTACTCATGCGTTTGGCTGCTGCTTACCGACTGCTGGCCTTCACCATTCTTGTTCTCGCTGGGGCAGGGTTGATGGCTCAAACCCTGGTGAGTGTACAGCGTCGTATGCGTGAGTTAGGTATCCGCCGAGCAACGGGAGCCACGAAGACGCAGATGTTCCTAGAGCTGCTCGCTCCTTTGGGCATTGGTGCGATGCTGGCAGGATTGTTGGGCGCTTTGCTAGGACTTGGGGCGGCGTATGCGGTCGTTAGGCTCCACGAGGCCACCTGGAGCCTGCCCTGGGCGCAGCTGCTGCTCGCCCCTATGGCCGCGCCGCTGCTCTCCGCCCTGGCCGCCGCCCTCCCCGCCTGGCAGGCCGTGTCCGTTCCCCCCGCGGAGGCGATGCGGTCGGAGTGAGGAGGTAGAGGAGGACCGTGTGATCGAACTCGCGAACGTCACCAAGGTTTACCGCAAGGGGAGGGTCGAGGTGCCCGCGCTCAGGGGTGTGGACCTGCGCATCGCCGAGGGGGAGCACGTGGCGCTGATGGGGCCTTCGGGCGCGGGCAAGAGCACCCTGCTCTACCTGATGGGGCTGATGGAGGAGCCGACCACGGGCAGGGTGACGCTCTTCGGCGAAGACGTCACCAACCTGAGCGACACCGCCCGCTCGCGCCTGCGCGGCCGCACGATCGGCTTCGTCTTCCAGGCGTTCAACCTGATTCCCCAGCTCGTGGCCTGGCAGAACGTCGCCCTGCCGCTCAGGTACCAGGGCGTGCCCCGACGGCAGCAAAAGGAACGGGCGCTCGCCATGCTGGAGCGGGTGGGGCTCGCCGACCGCTCCGAACACTACCCCGCCGAGCTGTCGGGGGGCGAGGAGCAGCGGGTGGCCATCGCCCGCGCCCTGGTCATCGAACCGCGGCTGATCCTGGCCGACGAGCCCACGGGCAATCTGGACACCCGCACCGGCCGGGCCGTCCTTGGGCTTTTGGAATCCGCCGTGGCGGACGGCCCCACGCTGCTGATCGTCACCCACGACCAGGAGGTCGCCGCTCGCGCCGGGCGGGTGGTGCGGGTGGTGGACGGTCAGGTGCTGGACGGCTCGCCTTCGGGTCCGCCGAAGTAGGCGCGCAGCAGCTGGCCGTGGGTTTTCACGCCCAACTTTTCCTTGACGACCGCGAGCCGGTTGGCCGCGGTCTTCTTTTTGAGCCCGAGCCGCTCCGCCGCGGCCTCGAGCGCGTCTTCCTGCAGGTAAGTCTTCAGCAGCCGCCGCTCGGCACGGGTGAGGGGCAGCCGGCCCAGCGGCGGACCGTGGTAGACCGCAGCCCCTACGGGTTCCTCCGGAAGGCTGCGAACGATGCGGGCGAGCTGGTCCGCGCTGCGGCAGCCCGCCACCAGCGCACGGGGATCTTGTTCCAGCAGGTCGGCGAGGTAGAGGGGCGAGGTGGAGGTGGTGACGGCCACCCAGCCCGCGAGGTCCTGGTTGAGCAGGCTGCCAAGCGGTACGTCGACGATCAACCCCAGCGCCAGCTCACCCAGAACGCGGTTCAGGGCATCGGCGATCAGGGGATCGAGGCAGGAAGCCCCTCCTGCTGACGGGTTCATCTTGAATACATTATAAAACAGACCCCTGGACCGGACCCAAGACACGACCGCCGGTTCGCGGAGGCCCGTGCCGCGAGCGCTACTCGTAATAACCCATGCGACCTCAAGCCCTGCCGTAGAATGACAGCAATGAAACGCCTGATCGTGTTCGTATTCGTCGCCGTGCTGACCGGGGGCCTGCCAGCTGCGGCCCAGACCCTGGTGGAGGTTCAGCTCGTCACCGCCACCGCGCTCAAGCTGGACAGCCAGATCCGCCTGCCCAGTGGATCGTACCGGGCCGTGGGCCAGGGGGTGGAACGGCTGGTGGCCAAGGTGCGCGGCCTCGAGGGGTACGGCCGCTGGGAGGCCTACACGGCCAAGGGGATCGCCCGCAACCTGCGGAACGCCTACGTGCACCAGGTGGCCAACGCCTTCGCGGTGGCCGGTTACCTACTGTCCGAGCAGAAGTCCTTTCAGGCGGGCCAGGAACGGCACACCCGCTACCTCTTCGAGTCCATGGACGGCAAGCGCGCCCTGCTTTACGTGATCGAAGCCCCCGACGCGCTGGTCTGGCTGGTGGGGTGGTCCAACTGACCTTTGCGCGCCGGCGGTGCGGCCATTAAGATGGGGTGCGTATGCGCGTTATCGTCGTAGGCACCCGCGGGAGCCTTCTTGCCCTTACCCAAACCCGCTGGGCGGTCGAGCGGCTGAAGGAGAACTGGCCCGAGACCGAGTTCAAGATCAAAACGATCCAGACCAAGGGCGACCGCGGCGCCGATCCGCGGGAGCAGAACGTCTTCGTGGGGGAGCTGGAAGAGGCCCTGCGGCGCGGTGAGATCGACATCGCCGTGCACTCGCTCAAGGACCTGCCCACCACCCAGCCCGAGGGCCTGGTGATCGCCGGGGTGCCCCGGCGGGTGGACCCGCGCGACGTCTTCATCGGGCGCAACAGCGTGGCCCGTATGGCCGACCTGCCCAAAGGGGCGCGCATCGGCACCAGCTCGGTGCGGCGGCGGGCGCAGCTCTTGGCCTGGCGCGACGACCTGGAGGTCGTACCGCTTCGCGGCAATATCGACACCCGGCTCAAGAAGCTGGTGAGCGAGGGTCTGGACGGCATCATCCTGGCCGCGGCAGGGTTGCTGCGCCTCGAGATGCGCAACCGCATCGGCGAGTTCGTGGACCCCGAGATTCTGCTGCCCGCGCCGGGTCAGGGTGCGCTGGCGCTGGAGGTGCGCGAGGGCGACGACATGGCCGACGAGCTGGCCTACAGCCTCAACCACGCTCCCACGCGCGCCCGGGTGCTGGCCGAGCGCGGCTTCCTGCACGGTCTGGGAGCGGGCTGCCTGGCTCCGGTGGGGGCGCTGGCGCAGATCGAGGACGACGTGTTGGTGCTCGACGCCGGGGTGCTTTCGCTGGACGGCAAGACGCTGATCCGCGGGGAGATCGAAGGCGACCCCGAGGAGGCCTGGGAGCTGGGCCTCGAGCTGGCCCGCGACGTGCTCGCGGCCGGGGGCCGCGAGGTGCTGGCCGAGGCTGCAGGCAACTAGTTCTCATACGCATTACTGAAAACCATCAGAATTTCCCGTATACTGGGGGCACTATGGCGATGAAGCGCCTGACGCGCCAACGCAAAGCCGTGCTCGACGTGGTGCAGAAGGCCCGCAACCACCCGGACGCCGCCTGGATCTACCAGGAGGTGCGCAAGATCGTGCCCAGCATCAGCCTGGGGACCGTCTACCGCACCCTCGAGGCCCTGGTTTCGGAAGGGCAGATCGCGGTACTGGCGCGCGCCGGCGAGGCGACCCGCTACGACGCCAACCCGGTGCCGCACCACCACCTGATCTGCGAGCGCTGCGGTGAAATCGTCGACCTCGAGGTCGAACTCCCCGAGCTGCTCGCCCCCGCGCGTGCCGCGTACCCGGAGCTCACGATTCACGAGGCCAAGGTGGAGTTCCGCGGGCTCTGTCCCGCCTGCCGCCAGACCCTGCGGTCTTGAGCCGCACGCTGCTCGAGCGCCTGGCCCGCCGGGGGATGACCCCGGGGCTCGAGCGCATTCGCGCCCTGCTCGCCCGCCTGGACCATCCGGAGCGGGCGTTTCGCGTGGTCCTGGTCGGCGGCACCAACGGCAAGGGCAGCACCGCGCGGGCGCTCGCGCGGGTGCTGCAGGCCGCCGGCGAGCGGGTGGGGTTGTTCACCAGCCCCCACCTGCTGGACGTACGCGAGCGCATCGAAGTGGACGGCGCGGCGATCGCCCCGGGAGCCCTGGACGATCTCCTGGCCCGCCTGGCGCCCCACCTGGAGGCCAGCAGCGCCAGCTACTTCGAAGCGCTCGCAGCGGCGGCCCTCGTCCACTTCGCCGAGCAAAACGTCACCACGGCGGTCCTGGAGGTGGGTCTGGGCGGGCGTTTCGACGCCGTGAACGCCGCCGACCCGGCGCTTTCCATCGTCACCAACATCGACCTCGACCACACCGACTGGCTGGGGCCCACCCTCGCCCACGTCGCCCGGGAGAAGGCGGGAATCCTGCGCCCGGGCCGGCCCGCCCTCACGGCGGCGACCGGGGCAGGTGCGGCCTTTCTGGCGGCCGCGGCGCGGGCGCGGGGCGCGCGCCTCGAGCGCGTGGCCCCGACGCACGTCGAGACCCACGGGTACGGCGTCGCCTTCGTACTGGACGGCGGAGCCTACGCCGCGCCGCTGATGGGCCGGCACCAGGCGGACAATCTGGCGCTGGCGGTGCGCGCGGCCCGGTGGCTGGGCGCCGGCGAGGCCGCGGTGCGCGCGGGGCTGGCCGCGGTGCGCCACCCGGGCCGGCTCGAGTACCGCTCCGCCGAACGCCTGCTCCTCGACGGGGCCCACAACCCCGCCGGCGCGAGGTCGCTGGCCCGCGCGCTCGCCGACTACTTTCCCCTCATCCCCAAGACCCTCGTCTTCGCCGCCTCGGGCGACAAGGACGCGGCCGCCATGGCCGCGGCCCTGCGCCCCGCCTTCGCGCGGGTGTGGCTGACCCGCTACCCGGGCCCGCGCGCGGCCGCGCCTGCGGCGCTGCAGCGGCATTTCCCCGGGGCCCGGGTGGACCCCGATCCCCGGCGGGCGCTGGTGCGTGCCCGGGAGGAGCGTCCGCCGGGCGGGCTGGTGGTGGTCGCGGGCAGCCTCTACCTGCTGGCGGCGCTGGCGCGTACGGCTTCCGAAGCCGGCGCTCAGTAGGCGGGTTCCCAGGGCCGCACCCCGGAGCGGTCCAGCTTCGCGAGCAACTCGGCGGCCGTCGCCCCCCGGAGCGGGTGGCGCCAGTCCGGGGCCACCTCCGCAAGCGGCACCAGCACGAAGGCGCGTTCGTGCAGGCGCGGATGCGGCAGCGAAAGCCCCGGGCGTTCGAGCACCCGTCCCCCGAAGTCGAGCAGGTCCAGGTCGAGGGTGCGGGGGCCCCAGCACTCCCGGCGCACCCGTCCGTGGGCGCGCTCGATCTCCAGCAGCGCGGCGAGCAGCGCTTCCGGTTCCAGCGCCGAGCGGCCCACCAGCA from Oceanithermus desulfurans harbors:
- the folK gene encoding 2-amino-4-hydroxy-6-hydroxymethyldihydropteridine diphosphokinase, which translates into the protein MTAARALVALGSNLGDRAGHLLGAVAALSRLQGFELSALSPIYETEPVGPADQPPYLNAVLVGRSALEPEALLAALLEIERAHGRVRRECWGPRTLDLDLLDFGGRVLERPGLSLPHPRLHERAFVLVPLAEVAPDWRHPLRGATAAELLAKLDRSGVRPWEPAY